In the Limanda limanda chromosome 1, fLimLim1.1, whole genome shotgun sequence genome, one interval contains:
- the LOC133003559 gene encoding E3 ubiquitin/ISG15 ligase TRIM25-like — MAQQENQLDRDRFCCSICLDPLKDPVTTGCGHSYCKSCINTHWDKGDLRGIYSCPQCRQTFTPRPVLVKSTVLADLVEELKKTGLQAAPADHCNAGPEDVACDVCNGRKLKALKSCLVCLASYCEKHLQPHLQSAPLKKHKLVEPSEKLQENICSRHDEVIKMFCRTDQQCFCYICSVDEHKGHDTVTAAVERTERQRELRLRRQTIQQRVQDTEKDVKLLQQEEKDVNGSANKAVENSEEIFTELIRLLEKRSSDVKQQIRSQQETEVSRVRELQERLEQEITELKRKDHELKQLSDTEDHNQFLHNYPSLSPLSESTHSSSIRIRPLRNFEDVKAAVSQVRGQLQDILSETETKILQIGSQVLLPQPEMKNRFNFLKYSQEITLDPNTVN; from the coding sequence atggcgcagcaagaaaatcaactggacagagatagattctgctgttcgatctgtctggatccactgaaggatccggtgactactggctgtggacacagctactgtaagagctgtattaacacccactgggacaaaggggATTTGAGAGGAatctacagctgtcctcagtgtagacagaccttcacaccaaGGCCTGTCCTGGTGAAAAGCACcgtgttagctgatttagtggaggagctgaagaagactggactccaagctgctcctgctgatcactgcaatgctggacctgaagatgtggcctgtgatgtctgcaatgggagaaaactgaaagctctcaagtcctgtttggtttgtttggcctcttattgtgaaaaacacctccagcctcatcttcagtcagctccattgaagaagcacaagctggtggagccctcggagaagctccaggagaacatctgctctcgtcacgacgaggtgataaagatgttctgccgcactgatcagcagtgtttctgttatatctgctctgtggatgaacataaaggccacgacacagttacagctgcagtagaaaggactgagaggcagagagagctcaggctgaggagacaaacaatccagcagagagtccaggacacagagaaagacgtgaagctgcttcaacaggaggagaaggacgtcaatggctctgctaaTAAAGCAGTGGAgaacagtgaggagatcttcactgagctgatccgtctgctggagaaaagaagctctgatgtgaagcagcagatcagatcccagcaggaaactgaagtgagtcgagtcagagagcttcaggagagactggagcaggagatcactgagctgaagaggaaagaccatgaactgaagcagctctcagacacagaggatcacaaccagtttctacacaactacccctcactgtccccactcagtgaatctacacactcatccagcatcaggatccgtcctctgaggaactttgaggacgtgaaagcagctgtgtcacaggtcagaggtcaactacaggacattctgagtgagacagagacaaagattttacagattggGTCTCaagttttactgccacaaccagagatgaagaacagattcaacttcttaaaatattcacaggaaatcacacttgatccaaacacagtaaactaa